The region GAAACAAACAACAAAAATACTTGAAAAAACTATTGAAGTATTTAAAGAGTTTGAAAAACTTGCAGACAAATATAAAGTACCAAGAAAATTAAAAGATACTGTTTCTAAAAATTTAAGAAGAGATTTGATTTAAAGTGGTAGTGTAAAACTAACTGTGTAAATCCAAAAATATAAATTTATTAGATAGAATTTATCTAGTAGATTTATTTAAAGGATTTACATTATGGGAATACTAAACAAAGAAGAATTAAGAAGACAAATAAAAGAAGGTAAAGAAGTATCATTAGATGGTATTTTAGATGAATTTAAAGGATTACTAAAAGAAGCTTTACAAACAGCAACGCAAGAAGAACTTACTTCACATCTTGGCTATGAAAAGCATAAAGAATCAGATAATCCAAACTATAGAAATGTACATAATAAAAAAACATTAAAGTCAAAGTATGGAGAGATTGATGTATCCATGCCAAGAGACAGAGATGGAACATTTGAACCAAAACTAGTACAAAAAAGAGAGAGACTTTTAAAAGGAAGTGAAGATTTAATATTATCACTTTATACCAAAGGAATGAGTGTAAGGGATATACAACATCATTTAGATGATTTATATGGATATGAACTATCAGAACAAACAATATCAAATATTACAAGTGCAATTATCGAAAAAGCTAAAGAGTGGCAAAACAGACCATTAGAATCAATTTACCCAATTATCTTTATGGATGCAACAGTTCTAAAAATAAGAGTAGATAGAGTTGTTAAAAATATAGCTGCTTATATCATGCTTGGAATCACACTAGATGGTAAGAAAGAGATTATAGGTATTTGGATTGGAGAGAATGAATCTAGTAAATATTGGCTAACACTTTTAAACGAACTTAAAAACAGAGGTGTAGATGATGTTCTTATATTTGCTATTGATGGTTTAAATGGATTTAACCAAGCCATTGAAGCAGTTTATCCCAAAGCTGAGATTCAAAGGTGTATAGTTCATCAGATTAGAAGTTCACTAAGATATGTATCTTGGAAAGATAGAAAAGCTGTAGCA is a window of Halarcobacter sp. DNA encoding:
- a CDS encoding IS256 family transposase, producing the protein MGILNKEELRRQIKEGKEVSLDGILDEFKGLLKEALQTATQEELTSHLGYEKHKESDNPNYRNVHNKKTLKSKYGEIDVSMPRDRDGTFEPKLVQKRERLLKGSEDLILSLYTKGMSVRDIQHHLDDLYGYELSEQTISNITSAIIEKAKEWQNRPLESIYPIIFMDATVLKIRVDRVVKNIAAYIMLGITLDGKKEIIGIWIGENESSKYWLTLLNELKNRGVDDVLIFAIDGLNGFNQAIEAVYPKAEIQRCIVHQIRSSLRYVSWKDRKAVAKDLKTVYQASTEEDAQLALTSFNDIWGKKYPHISQSWTNNWTELATFFKYPKAIQTLIYTTNPIESLNSNIKRKIKSKGSFPTVDSAFKLLYLATQEVQEKWTRTKLRNWSEIYPQLSIFFSEIMEKYTK